A window from Alkalicoccobacillus plakortidis encodes these proteins:
- a CDS encoding substrate-binding domain-containing protein, whose amino-acid sequence MTNLIGIISLGTLNEQWLVALSGYGLPIVMIDHEDKLMRADSIFMDNRNGIERITDHLIGLGHRKLTFVGELKHSRSFFDRWIGFRTVIENADLEHESVLMDITYDDDMEVEIQRKFDKWKKEKIPFPTAFVCANDHIARRVIHLLEDNGLTCPQDVSVTGFDLLAEEEGRTPALTTVQVLKQVIGRRAVDRLVWRINHNEYPPEKILISGDMLLKESVDIPRDR is encoded by the coding sequence GTGACCAATTTGATTGGGATCATCAGCCTTGGAACATTAAATGAACAATGGCTTGTAGCGCTTTCCGGATACGGTCTTCCGATTGTTATGATTGACCATGAAGATAAGCTTATGCGTGCTGATAGTATTTTTATGGATAATCGCAATGGTATTGAAAGAATCACGGATCATCTAATTGGACTAGGACATCGAAAATTAACTTTTGTAGGGGAATTGAAGCATTCTCGTAGTTTTTTTGACAGGTGGATTGGATTCAGAACGGTTATAGAAAATGCTGATTTAGAGCACGAATCAGTATTGATGGATATTACATATGATGATGATATGGAAGTTGAAATTCAGAGGAAGTTCGATAAGTGGAAAAAAGAAAAAATTCCATTCCCAACAGCTTTTGTATGTGCAAATGACCATATAGCGCGTCGGGTTATTCATTTACTTGAAGATAATGGATTAACCTGTCCGCAGGATGTCTCTGTCACTGGTTTTGACTTATTAGCCGAAGAAGAAGGGCGAACTCCTGCTTTAACGACTGTGCAAGTATTGAAACAAGTGATCGGACGACGAGCAGTGGATCGTTTGGTTTGGAGGATCAACCATAATGAGTATCCCCCTGAGAAAATACTTATTTCAGGAGATATGTTATTAAAAGAATCTGTTGATATACCAAGAGATCGGTGA
- a CDS encoding carbohydrate ABC transporter permease, whose protein sequence is MSTEVRQNSPITEKKPKRKYNQRTRDRISGYLYISPFFLLFGVFGMFPLIFTAYLSFHKWNILGEREFIGFANYIGLFTNDPLFWKAVGNTFSIWALSTIPQLFLALVLAFVLNQAFLKGKSLFRLSIFMPNVTSIVAVAIVFSAIFGTQYGIINYLLSSIGIDPINWKGSYFGTHVAISLMVMWRWVGYNTIIYLAGLQSIPKDLYEAATIDGANKIQQFLFITIPMVRPIIIFTVLLSSIGGMQVFTEPLLFGIGSESQGLTMTLYLYQEAFERFSFGYASAIAWVLFLIIIVVSLINMFVTKRIKSA, encoded by the coding sequence ATGAGTACAGAAGTGCGGCAAAATAGTCCGATCACGGAAAAGAAACCAAAAAGGAAATACAATCAGCGTACGCGCGACCGTATTTCTGGTTACCTATATATTTCCCCGTTTTTCTTATTGTTTGGTGTGTTTGGGATGTTTCCGCTGATTTTTACAGCTTATTTATCCTTTCATAAGTGGAACATTCTTGGAGAGAGAGAATTTATTGGATTTGCAAACTATATAGGACTTTTTACAAATGATCCATTATTTTGGAAAGCGGTTGGTAATACCTTTAGTATTTGGGCGCTTTCAACCATTCCACAGTTATTTCTTGCACTAGTGTTGGCATTTGTTTTAAATCAAGCATTTTTAAAAGGGAAAAGCCTGTTTCGCCTTAGTATTTTTATGCCAAACGTTACTTCAATTGTAGCGGTAGCAATCGTTTTCTCCGCTATATTTGGTACACAATATGGGATTATTAACTACCTACTGAGCTCAATTGGAATTGATCCAATCAATTGGAAAGGTTCTTACTTTGGAACTCACGTTGCGATCTCACTAATGGTGATGTGGAGATGGGTAGGGTATAACACAATTATTTACTTAGCAGGTCTACAAAGTATACCGAAAGACTTATATGAAGCAGCCACAATTGATGGGGCAAATAAAATTCAACAATTTCTTTTTATCACTATACCAATGGTTCGCCCAATTATTATCTTTACAGTATTGTTATCTTCCATTGGAGGCATGCAGGTATTTACAGAGCCTTTGTTATTTGGAATCGGTTCCGAATCACAGGGATTAACAATGACTCTTTATCTCTACCAAGAAGCATTTGAACGCTTCTCATTCGGATATGCATCAGCTATTGCCTGGGTACTATTCTTAATTATTATCGTTGTTTCATTAATTAATATGTTCGTTACAAAACGAATCAAGTCAGCTTAA
- a CDS encoding LacI family DNA-binding transcriptional regulator, giving the protein MGQRKITMQVIADTVGVSKYVVSKTLNGKPGVSETTRQKILFAAKQLGYSKESHLSNSNQANKKVEVENGYILVFLPNYQYQSITYTYWGSVFQGVSIGIQSKKLEW; this is encoded by the coding sequence GTGGGACAACGAAAAATAACCATGCAGGTAATCGCAGATACTGTAGGGGTTTCTAAATATGTTGTGTCAAAAACGTTAAATGGCAAGCCAGGCGTTAGTGAAACAACAAGACAGAAGATCTTATTTGCAGCAAAACAACTTGGGTATTCAAAAGAGAGTCATCTGTCTAATTCAAATCAAGCAAATAAGAAGGTAGAAGTGGAAAACGGCTATATTCTTGTTTTTCTTCCTAACTATCAATATCAAAGTATCACCTATACATACTGGGGTTCAGTTTTTCAGGGGGTCTCGATAGGAATCCAATCAAAAAAGCTGGAATGGTAG
- a CDS encoding cysteine hydrolase family protein — MKSALLILDVQNGFIQSGSFDKALHNMESLATYFKEKDEPVILTRHIDQNPKSLIQDQTFNGELYDTFIPYADAVFHKKQPSAFKETDLETYLKVNKITNLIITGFNVEYCCLFNSIIAHEKGFSVTFIEDASATVNTDETYEMPGLDIRDFVATVLHWSGCIQVVDTEEYIQLP, encoded by the coding sequence TTGAAGTCTGCCTTACTCATTCTGGATGTTCAAAATGGGTTTATTCAATCCGGCTCATTTGATAAAGCTTTACACAATATGGAAAGTCTTGCTACATATTTTAAAGAAAAAGATGAACCTGTTATTTTGACTAGACATATTGATCAAAATCCTAAAAGCCTTATTCAAGATCAAACCTTTAATGGTGAGCTTTATGATACGTTTATACCTTATGCTGATGCGGTTTTTCATAAAAAACAACCAAGTGCCTTTAAGGAGACAGATCTAGAAACCTATTTAAAAGTAAATAAAATAACAAACCTCATCATCACTGGCTTTAATGTTGAATATTGCTGCCTTTTTAATTCAATTATTGCACATGAAAAAGGATTCTCTGTTACGTTTATTGAAGATGCTTCTGCCACCGTTAACACGGATGAGACGTATGAGATGCCTGGTCTTGATATACGCGATTTTGTGGCCACTGTACTGCATTGGTCTGGATGTATCCAAGTTGTGGATACTGAAGAATATATCCAACTACCATAA
- a CDS encoding carbohydrate ABC transporter permease gives MKEVGQKKLPKILLYTFLVCSSLLSLFPFYWMFVIGSNSTTSVNQFPPAMLPGTQFVENAMNVFERIDFFGAMFNSFFISSAVTLSVLFFCSLAGFAFAKLQFEGKNMLFVFLLATMMIPPQLGLIPSFMIISKLGWIDTLQAVIVPTMVSAFGVFWMRQYISSAIPDELLEAARMDGCGTFRTYWNIVLPTVKPGLATLGIVTFMNTWNDFLWPLVVLKDQSVHTIQIALRTLNDVFYTDYSMILAGTFMATLPILVVFILFSRYFIVGLTEGAVKN, from the coding sequence ATGAAAGAAGTTGGACAGAAGAAGCTGCCTAAGATTTTGTTATATACCTTTCTAGTGTGCAGTTCTTTATTATCTTTATTTCCTTTCTACTGGATGTTTGTTATTGGTTCTAATTCAACAACATCCGTTAACCAATTTCCACCAGCTATGCTTCCGGGAACTCAATTTGTTGAAAATGCAATGAATGTATTTGAGCGTATTGATTTCTTTGGAGCGATGTTTAATTCATTTTTTATCTCCTCAGCCGTAACGTTGTCAGTCTTGTTTTTCTGTTCGTTAGCAGGTTTTGCTTTTGCCAAACTGCAGTTTGAAGGAAAAAATATGTTGTTTGTTTTCCTATTAGCAACAATGATGATTCCTCCTCAGCTTGGTTTAATCCCATCCTTTATGATCATTAGTAAATTAGGGTGGATCGACACACTACAAGCAGTCATTGTACCAACGATGGTGAGTGCGTTTGGTGTGTTTTGGATGAGACAGTATATCTCATCTGCTATTCCTGACGAGTTGCTAGAAGCGGCTCGAATGGATGGATGCGGAACGTTCCGTACCTATTGGAATATTGTTTTACCAACTGTTAAGCCTGGTCTTGCTACTCTAGGCATTGTGACCTTCATGAACACATGGAACGATTTTTTATGGCCTTTAGTCGTTTTAAAAGATCAAAGTGTTCATACGATTCAAATTGCATTAAGAACATTAAATGATGTGTTCTATACCGATTATTCTATGATTCTAGCAGGAACATTTATGGCTACGTTGCCTATATTAGTTGTATTTATCTTATTTAGCAGGTACTTTATCGTTGGACTAACAGAGGGTGCCGTCAAAAATTAG
- the eno gene encoding phosphopyruvate hydratase has protein sequence MTIITDIHAREVLDSRGNPTVEVNVYLESGEEGRALVPSGASTGEYEAVELRDGGDRFMGKGVLTAVTNVNDIIAPELIGEDARDQLGIDKLLLELDGTKNKAKLGANAILGVSMAVAHAAAAALSVPLYVYLGGFSAKTLPVPMMNIINGGEHADNNVDIQEFMIMPVGADNFKHAVQIGAEIFHNLKAVLKSKGYNTAVGDEGGFAPNLSSNEEALQTIIEAIEKAGYKPGEQVQLAMDVASSELYNKEDGKYHLSGEGKVFTSEELVAFYEDLVSKYPIISIEDGLDENDWDGHKLLTEKLGDKVQLVGDDLFVTNTEKLAEGIEKGISNSILIKVNQIGTLTETFEAIEMAKRAGYTAVISHRSGETEDATIADIAVATNAGQIKTGAPSRTDRVAKYNQLLRIEDDLADVAVYGGRKSFYNLSK, from the coding sequence TTGACTATAATTACTGATATTCATGCTCGTGAAGTTCTTGATTCACGTGGTAATCCAACAGTAGAAGTAAATGTATACCTTGAATCTGGAGAAGAAGGCCGTGCTCTTGTACCAAGTGGCGCTTCAACAGGCGAATACGAAGCAGTAGAACTACGTGACGGCGGAGACCGTTTTATGGGTAAAGGAGTTCTTACAGCTGTTACTAACGTAAATGACATCATTGCTCCTGAGCTAATTGGTGAAGATGCTAGAGACCAACTTGGAATTGATAAGCTTTTACTTGAGCTAGACGGCACAAAAAACAAAGCTAAATTAGGTGCAAATGCAATTCTAGGTGTATCTATGGCTGTCGCTCATGCAGCAGCAGCAGCGTTAAGCGTTCCATTATACGTATATCTTGGTGGATTCAGTGCAAAAACTCTTCCTGTACCAATGATGAACATCATCAATGGCGGAGAGCATGCTGATAACAACGTAGATATCCAAGAATTTATGATCATGCCTGTTGGTGCAGATAACTTCAAGCACGCTGTTCAAATCGGTGCTGAAATTTTCCACAACCTTAAAGCAGTTCTTAAATCAAAAGGCTATAACACAGCTGTTGGTGATGAAGGTGGATTCGCTCCAAACTTATCATCAAACGAAGAAGCTCTTCAAACAATCATTGAAGCGATTGAAAAAGCTGGTTACAAGCCAGGTGAACAAGTTCAATTGGCAATGGATGTTGCTTCTTCTGAGCTATACAACAAAGAAGATGGCAAATACCATCTTTCAGGCGAAGGCAAAGTCTTCACTTCTGAAGAGCTTGTTGCATTCTATGAGGATCTTGTATCCAAATACCCAATCATCTCAATTGAAGATGGCTTAGATGAAAATGACTGGGATGGTCACAAGCTATTAACTGAAAAGCTTGGCGACAAAGTTCAACTTGTTGGGGATGACTTGTTTGTAACCAACACTGAAAAACTTGCTGAAGGAATTGAGAAAGGTATTTCTAACTCAATCCTAATCAAAGTGAACCAAATTGGTACACTAACTGAAACATTTGAAGCAATCGAAATGGCTAAGCGTGCTGGTTATACAGCGGTTATCTCTCACCGTTCTGGTGAAACAGAAGATGCTACAATTGCTGATATTGCAGTTGCAACAAACGCTGGTCAAATCAAAACAGGTGCACCATCACGTACAGACCGTGTAGCGAAGTACAACCAACTTCTTCGCATTGAAGACGATCTTGCTGATGTAGCAGTATACGGCGGACGTAAGTCTTTCTATAACCTGTCTAAGTAA
- a CDS encoding extracellular solute-binding protein — protein MNRFARKSLLVVGSIGMAAAMAACSSGSSSGGGGSDSGSGDDVTLTMWLWPGMGFAEKAKQYEEENPGIKINIQEAEYADAHQNLITALAAGSGAPDISGVDEGYLERIKESSDMFYDLSEYGAADLEGDYLDWKWKQASSDDGSVIGIPTDIGPMAMAYRVDLFEEAGLPTDPDEVSQALGTWDDYIKAGQKLKEETGSFMFSDVADLYSAIREQGDKQYFETDGTLIIEESPQILKAWDKSIEAMDIQANIERQTPEWGAAIANGDFATVFLPPWMLQNIKNDAPDTSGLWDISLMPEGSGNWGGSFLTVPTQSDHPQEAYDFITWLMSPDNQLEIFEENGNFPSTPGIYDEPAIKELDDEFFIRKDIGAIYAEAATLVKDVYRAPMTAPINTIMQDALGTVADGAAEPDAAWDKAMEEVDRQISR, from the coding sequence ATGAATCGTTTTGCTCGCAAATCATTACTGGTTGTTGGAAGCATTGGTATGGCTGCTGCTATGGCAGCGTGTTCGTCAGGTTCTAGTTCTGGTGGAGGCGGAAGTGATAGTGGAAGTGGGGATGACGTTACGTTAACAATGTGGCTCTGGCCAGGAATGGGTTTTGCTGAAAAGGCGAAGCAATATGAAGAAGAAAATCCAGGGATTAAGATTAATATTCAAGAGGCTGAGTATGCAGATGCTCATCAGAATTTAATTACAGCTTTAGCAGCTGGATCTGGTGCACCAGATATTTCAGGTGTAGATGAAGGCTATCTTGAAAGAATTAAAGAGAGCAGTGATATGTTTTACGATTTGTCTGAATACGGAGCAGCTGATTTAGAAGGGGATTATCTTGATTGGAAATGGAAGCAAGCATCTTCTGATGATGGATCAGTCATTGGTATTCCTACAGATATAGGCCCAATGGCGATGGCTTATCGCGTTGATTTGTTTGAAGAAGCAGGTCTACCAACAGATCCAGATGAAGTGTCTCAAGCACTGGGCACGTGGGATGACTATATCAAAGCAGGACAAAAGTTAAAAGAAGAAACAGGTAGCTTTATGTTCAGTGATGTTGCTGACTTGTACTCTGCTATTCGCGAACAGGGAGACAAACAATATTTTGAAACGGATGGCACCCTAATCATTGAAGAAAGTCCACAGATCCTAAAAGCTTGGGATAAGTCAATTGAAGCGATGGATATTCAAGCGAACATCGAAAGACAAACACCTGAGTGGGGCGCAGCAATTGCAAATGGAGACTTTGCTACAGTATTCCTACCACCATGGATGCTTCAAAACATTAAAAATGACGCGCCTGATACTTCAGGACTTTGGGATATTTCTTTAATGCCTGAAGGTTCTGGAAACTGGGGAGGATCATTCTTAACAGTTCCAACTCAAAGTGATCACCCGCAAGAAGCTTATGATTTTATTACATGGTTAATGTCTCCAGATAATCAACTTGAGATCTTTGAAGAAAATGGGAACTTCCCATCTACACCAGGTATCTATGACGAACCTGCGATCAAAGAACTTGATGATGAATTCTTTATCCGTAAAGATATCGGAGCCATTTATGCTGAAGCAGCTACTCTTGTTAAAGACGTTTATCGCGCACCAATGACAGCTCCAATTAACACAATCATGCAGGATGCACTTGGAACAGTCGCTGATGGAGCAGCAGAACCTGATGCTGCATGGGATAAAGCTATGGAAGAAGTAGACAGACAGATTTCTCGTTAA
- a CDS encoding AEC family transporter codes for MLGSVLRNLANKQLTPSWFPLSSFLTFCIRFVLLGLNPIILIGAFWHAELTDRSLIYLPILGIATIMLGGLLGILLSKFYKLSRVQTGSMFVTGSFLNLGTFGSLFCVLLLGEQSLAYVVMFRLFEELFYYTVCYPVAKSYGQPQSTAGSNSKWRAIIRDPFIMITFCAVVVGGLLNVSPWERFTGYGQLNQVLVPLTAVILLIPVGFSMKLTSVKKHLKLSLSLSIMKSVLVPCISVTLAILLGLGELYDGFLIKVVLIMSAMPTAVSALVPPQLYQLDVELANSNWIVNTAMLVILIPVLYLIIPFI; via the coding sequence TTGTTAGGAAGTGTCTTACGAAACCTAGCCAATAAACAGTTAACTCCATCTTGGTTTCCGCTTAGCTCATTTCTAACATTTTGTATTCGGTTTGTACTACTTGGTCTAAATCCAATTATATTAATTGGAGCGTTTTGGCATGCTGAGCTAACAGATCGTAGCCTTATTTATTTGCCTATTCTAGGTATTGCAACGATTATGCTAGGCGGTTTATTAGGTATCCTATTATCTAAGTTCTATAAGCTGTCTAGAGTCCAGACAGGTTCGATGTTTGTAACAGGATCGTTTTTAAATTTAGGAACGTTTGGATCGTTATTCTGTGTTCTTTTGTTAGGAGAGCAAAGCTTGGCGTATGTTGTTATGTTCAGACTATTTGAAGAATTGTTTTATTATACCGTTTGTTATCCCGTAGCCAAAAGTTACGGTCAACCACAGTCGACGGCAGGCTCCAATTCAAAATGGCGAGCCATTATTCGAGATCCATTTATTATGATTACTTTTTGTGCAGTTGTAGTTGGAGGTTTATTAAATGTGTCACCGTGGGAACGATTTACCGGCTATGGTCAGTTAAATCAAGTGCTCGTTCCATTAACGGCAGTCATTTTATTAATTCCAGTAGGGTTCTCAATGAAACTGACATCCGTTAAAAAACATCTTAAACTGAGTCTATCGCTTTCAATCATGAAGAGTGTACTTGTTCCATGTATAAGTGTGACTCTCGCTATATTGTTAGGATTAGGGGAATTGTATGATGGATTTCTCATTAAAGTTGTTCTAATTATGTCAGCTATGCCAACAGCAGTCTCTGCTTTAGTACCTCCACAGCTCTATCAATTAGATGTGGAACTGGCTAATTCAAATTGGATTGTGAATACGGCCATGCTCGTTATACTTATTCCTGTTTTGTATTTGATCATTCCATTTATTTAG